TGTGGACATCGAAGAAGCAATGGAAAAAACCGCTGTAGCAGCCGCAGCTCCTGCAGCAGCAGCCCCAGCTGCAGCTGAAGAAGCTGAAGAAGAAGCTGAAGAAGAGGAAGACGAAGAAGAAGCTGAAGAAGAAGCAGCCGCCGGTCTCGGCGCACTCTTCGGATAAGCACCTTTAAAGCCGTGGGCCCTCGGGCCTACTGGCTTACTTAATATTTTTTTTACCAACCAATTCATACTTTAATATGTATAATTAATTACTTATTGATTAAACTTATATTCAATCAAAGGTAAACAAAGTTTTATATTTATTATATAGGCTTAAATAAGGTAAGAATAGGTATATTAATAAACAAATACTCATTTTTAAGCCTATAATAAAGTTTTTAGAAATTTTATTGATGATTATTATGTCTGTCCAGCTGGAAAAACTTGGTTACACCAAAAAAACTTGTAAAACCTGTGGAAATGATTTCTGGTCCATAGGTGAACGTGAAACATGTGGCGATGCACCCTGTGATGAATACCAGTTCATTGGAAATCCAGCCACACCACAAAAATATGATTTATTCTCCATCCAGGATCTTTTCATAAGATTCTTCCAGGAAAGGGGCCACACTCCCATCAGGAGATACCCTGTCCTGGCTAAACGCTGGAGGGATGATGTTTTCCTGGTTGGAGCATCTATCTACAATTTCCAGCCATGGGTAACCTCTGGACAGACTAAACCACCAGCCAATCCGCTGGTAGTGGCCCAACCTTCCATTCGCCTCAACGATGTAGACAATGTCGGACGCACCGGCAGACACATGACCTGCTTTACCATGGGAGCACACCATGCCTTTAATTCTCCTGAGGATGAAGTTTACTGGAAAGACGAAACTGTGAAGTATTGCCATGATTTCATAACTCATCTGGGAATAAATGGAGAAGAGATAACCTTCATTGAATCATGGTGGGAAGGGGGAGGTAACTCCGGACCCTGCTATGAAGTCTGTGTAAGGGGAGTGGAACTGGCTACCCTGGTTTTCATACAGTACCGCACCCTGCCTGGAGGGGAGAAGGAAGAAATCCCCCTGAAGATAGTGGACACTGGCTATGGGCTGGAAAGATTCGCCTGGATAAGTCAGGGCACACCCACGGCCTACGATGCATCCTTCGGACCGGTCATCAAGAAACTACAGGACATGTCCGGGGTGGAACTGAACCACCGCATCCTGGGGGAAAACGCCCAAGTAGCGGGGATGATGGACATTGAAGACATCGCTGATCTTAAAGTTCTGCGTAGCAAAGTAGCCCAAAGACTGGGAATAACCGTGGAAGAATTGAAAGAAGCAACTGAACCCATGGAAGCCATCTACGTCATAGCGGATCACACCCGATGCCTGGCCTTCATGCTGGCCGATGGAGTTATACCCTCCAATGTCAAAGAGGGATACCTAGCCCGTTTAATTCTCAGGAGAACCATCCGCTTCATTAAAAAATTAGGGTTAAGGGAGTCACTGGGAGACATCATGAACATTCAGCTGAACTTCCTCTCCCAGACCTACCCTGAGATCCGCAATCATCAGGAACATATCCTCCGTGTAATTGAACTGGAAGAAAAACGGTACCAGAAGACCATCCGCAAGGGACACCAGATGGTTAAAAAAAGCATCAAATATCTTAAAAAGGACAAAAAGGATGAAATGCCACTGGACATGCTCATCAAGTTATATGATTCCCAGGGCCTTCCCCCGGACACGGTGGAAGAAGTTGCCCGGGAAATGAACTTCCAAGTGAATGTTCCGGATAATTTCTACACCCTGGTAGCCGCAGAACACTCCGAAGAAGCGGTTGAAGAGAAAACACCAGTTGAACTTGACTTTCCTGAAACCAGCCTCCTATTCTACGATGAACCCCAAAAAGAAGAATTTTCTGCCAGATACCTGGGCAACTACGAAAACAACATCATCCTGGACCAGACTATTTTCTATCCGGAAGGAGGGGGACAACCATCGGATGTAGGTTATCTGGATACTGGTGAAGAGAAGATCCGGGTACTGCATGCTGAAAAATTGGATGGAATTGTCCTGCACCGTGTGGAAGAAGAAAAACTTGAAAAAATCAGACACCGCACTGGTTCCACCCTTAAAGGAAAAATCGATTGGGGTCGCAGGATAGCCCTAGCCCGTAACCACACCGCCACTCACCTGCTGGTGGCCGCAGCCCGTAAAGTTCTGGGGGACCACATATGGCAGGCCGGGGCACAGAAAGGTGTTGAAAAATCCAGAATTGACCTGTCCCATTATCAACGTATTTCTCCCGAAGAACTCAACCAGATTGAATTACTGGCCAACCAGTGGGTAATGGAGAACATTCCCCTTCAAACCCAGTGGATGGACCGTACCGATGCCGAGAGAAAATACGGCTTCATCCTCTACCAAGGAGGAGTGGTACCTGGAACCAGTATCAGGGTAGTTCAAATACCCGGCGTGGATGTACAGGCCTGTGCCGGGACACACTGCGATTTCACCGGCCAGATCGGCATTATAAAAGTCAACAGAACAGAAAGAATCCAGGATGGAGTGGAACGCCTGGAGTTCTCTGCGGGTGAAGCTGCAGTCCAATCCATGCAGAAAAATGATGCACTGCTCAAGGAAAGTGCCACTGTATTTAAAGTGGAAACTAACCAGCTGCCCCAGACCAGTGAACGGTTCTTCACCGAGTGGAAGGCCTTCAAAAATGAAATTAAACATTTGCAAAAAGAAGTAGCCAAACTTAAAACCGGATCCCTCGTTGATCAAACTGAAAAAATTAATTCCCTGTCTGTTTTAACCCAGGAAGTGGAAGCAGACATAGGGGAACTGGTTAAAATGGTTACCCAGCTCACTGATGATGGTGGGGTGGACGTGGTTGTTCTTGGTAATGGAGAGGGCAAAATTGCCGGTGCAGCATCCCTCAAAGCTTTAGACCGAGAAATCAAGATCAACGAGATCATTAAAGAAGCCGCAGCCATCATGGGAGGTGGAGGCGGTGGAAAACCTAACCTAGCCCAAGGAGCTGGACGAGAAGGGGATAAAATTGGTGATGCACTGGAGTTTGTTTACAACACCCTGAAGGACAAGTTAGCCCAGAAAAACCTTAATGGATTTGGATAAAACCCAAATCACTGATTGGAATAACCATAATAACAGATTTGTAAAAAAGCTAAAATAACAGATTATTGGTCTAAATCTAAAACACATTGACCTTTCAGGTGAATACATTGAAAAAAACCATTCAAGATATTAATCAAAAAATCAAAGAGGGAAAAGCCATTGTACTCACTGCAGAAGAAGTGAGCAGCCTGGTTATGGCGGGTGAAGAACCCACCGCCCAGGATGTGGATGTGATAACCACCGGTACCTGCGGTATCATGTCGGGAACTGCCGCCCTATTCCATATACCCGTTGCCGAGCCAGGATCTTTCAAAAAAGCTCACAAGATCACCCTAAACGGTGTGCCCGGATTCCCCGGACCATGCCCCAACGAATGGTTAGGTTCTGTTGATTTGATGGTCTACGGAACTTCCCACAGCATCACCGATCCCCAGTATGGTGGAGGATTCCTATTTAAGGACCTGCTTCGAGGTGAAGAGATTGAAATTGAAGTGGAAGATGTGGAAGGAAACACCATAAAGTCCACCGCCAGTTTAGATGACTTTGGCACCGCCCAAATGATTGGAACCCGTTTCGCCTTTAAAAACTACACTGCATTCACCAATCCCGGTGAAGATTCTGTTTCATCCATATTCAATGCCATTAACATGGAAGGGCCCTTTAAAGGAATTTCCTTCTCTGGTTGTGGCGAACTTAACCCCCTGCAGAATGACCCTCAATTGAATTCCATGCATAAAGGTGACCGGTTATTAATAAACAACGGTGAAGGATTATTTATCGACACCGGGACCCGTAGCACTCCAGAAAAACCGAATATGATGATAACTGCTGATATGAAGGATATGGACCCTCATTATCTCGGCGGTTTCCGTACAGGAGCCGGGCCCGAGGTCTACAACAGTGTGGCCACCGCTATACCCATTCTGGATGAGGAAATTCTCCAGAGGACCTTCATTAAAAATGAGGATATAGTTCTACCCATTGCCGATGTCAGAGGTCGACACAGTGTTTTAAGCCAGACTAACTACGGAGTTTGGCGGGACGTTGATGAAAGACCCACTTATGAAAGGGAAATGTGCCAGAAATGCAGCACCTGCCTGGTTGAGGAAAGATGCCCTACCCATGCCTTCCAGAACCAGGAATTGAACCGGGTACGCTGTTTTGGTTGTGGAATGTGTGCCTACTCCTGTCCCTTCGGGACCTTCCAGATGAAAAGGGGAAAGATCACCATGGACTGGGAAGGTCAGGAAAAAGAATTAGAAGTTTGCTGCCGACAGTCTGATATCAAAAGAGCTCGGGAAATAGCCAGAGAACTTAAAACCCGGATTGAAAAGGGAACATTTCTATTGAACCCCCTTTAATTATTTTCCTTTTTTGGTCATAGCCTTTTTAGGCCATAGATTGATACACTACTCTGCACTGATACATTCTAAAAGTCCCAATATCTCTTCCAGGACCTGATTCCTGTTTTCTACAGTCAAATTAAAAATAACAACATCTTCCCTGTTCTTCACCTTTAGAATAAATGGGTGGCGGGATCTCTGGTGGATAACTGCCACCACTGGTTTTTTACTTTCCAGTACCTCCCAAACCACCGGGGAAAAAGAACTACTTTTCAGTTCCATGGGTGCAATCTCGTCTATGAACATGTAATCAGAGGT
This DNA window, taken from Methanobacterium formicicum, encodes the following:
- the rpl12p gene encoding 50S ribosomal protein P1, which produces MEYIYAAMLLHTAGQEVNEESVKKVLEAAGSEADDARVKALIAALEDVDIEEAMEKTAVAAAAPAAAAPAAAEEAEEEAEEEEDEEEAEEEAAAGLGALFG
- the alaS gene encoding alanine--tRNA ligase yields the protein MIIMSVQLEKLGYTKKTCKTCGNDFWSIGERETCGDAPCDEYQFIGNPATPQKYDLFSIQDLFIRFFQERGHTPIRRYPVLAKRWRDDVFLVGASIYNFQPWVTSGQTKPPANPLVVAQPSIRLNDVDNVGRTGRHMTCFTMGAHHAFNSPEDEVYWKDETVKYCHDFITHLGINGEEITFIESWWEGGGNSGPCYEVCVRGVELATLVFIQYRTLPGGEKEEIPLKIVDTGYGLERFAWISQGTPTAYDASFGPVIKKLQDMSGVELNHRILGENAQVAGMMDIEDIADLKVLRSKVAQRLGITVEELKEATEPMEAIYVIADHTRCLAFMLADGVIPSNVKEGYLARLILRRTIRFIKKLGLRESLGDIMNIQLNFLSQTYPEIRNHQEHILRVIELEEKRYQKTIRKGHQMVKKSIKYLKKDKKDEMPLDMLIKLYDSQGLPPDTVEEVAREMNFQVNVPDNFYTLVAAEHSEEAVEEKTPVELDFPETSLLFYDEPQKEEFSARYLGNYENNIILDQTIFYPEGGGQPSDVGYLDTGEEKIRVLHAEKLDGIVLHRVEEEKLEKIRHRTGSTLKGKIDWGRRIALARNHTATHLLVAAARKVLGDHIWQAGAQKGVEKSRIDLSHYQRISPEELNQIELLANQWVMENIPLQTQWMDRTDAERKYGFILYQGGVVPGTSIRVVQIPGVDVQACAGTHCDFTGQIGIIKVNRTERIQDGVERLEFSAGEAAVQSMQKNDALLKESATVFKVETNQLPQTSERFFTEWKAFKNEIKHLQKEVAKLKTGSLVDQTEKINSLSVLTQEVEADIGELVKMVTQLTDDGGVDVVVLGNGEGKIAGAASLKALDREIKINEIIKEAAAIMGGGGGGKPNLAQGAGREGDKIGDALEFVYNTLKDKLAQKNLNGFG
- a CDS encoding methanogenesis marker 16 metalloprotein; translated protein: MKKTIQDINQKIKEGKAIVLTAEEVSSLVMAGEEPTAQDVDVITTGTCGIMSGTAALFHIPVAEPGSFKKAHKITLNGVPGFPGPCPNEWLGSVDLMVYGTSHSITDPQYGGGFLFKDLLRGEEIEIEVEDVEGNTIKSTASLDDFGTAQMIGTRFAFKNYTAFTNPGEDSVSSIFNAINMEGPFKGISFSGCGELNPLQNDPQLNSMHKGDRLLINNGEGLFIDTGTRSTPEKPNMMITADMKDMDPHYLGGFRTGAGPEVYNSVATAIPILDEEILQRTFIKNEDIVLPIADVRGRHSVLSQTNYGVWRDVDERPTYEREMCQKCSTCLVEERCPTHAFQNQELNRVRCFGCGMCAYSCPFGTFQMKRGKITMDWEGQEKELEVCCRQSDIKRAREIARELKTRIEKGTFLLNPL